The genomic region AGTACTGATTTGAATCCGCAAGCAGCGGCAACGCAGCGTGCTCAAATGGCAGCATTTAGCCAGTTTTAAGTACTTTCATTGCTGAGCAAACTGCTGTTTCGCCTCGAGTGGTAATTAATTGTGGGCTTCGGCGTAGCCGCGGCGAACATCAAGGGCGTCCATGAATTTGTTCTGTGCGCGCTGGACAACAAAGCCTAAGACGGTGGCTAATACTACGGACATGATCATCGCGATTAGCGGGCTGCCGGAGAAGACCACGCCGCCGAGGTAACCAATGGCCAACGCTTGTGCGGCCCAGAGCATGACCCCGATGGTGTCAAAGAGGAAAAACATCGGCCACGGAAAACGTACCGAGCCCAGCAAAATTGTCAGTAGGAGGCGGGCGGAGGGAATAAAGCGGGCGATGATGATGGCAGCACCGGCGTTGCGGCGCATATTGCGCTTGACCCACACCAGGGCGGTATAGGTCTTGGAGCCGCGGCGAATGCGGTTGATATAGGGCATAAGCCGGGTGCCCAGTAGGAAGCAGAGGTTGTCACCGACCACCGCGCACATCACGGCCACGATAAACATCAGCCCAATGTGTGGCTCACCGCGCGCACCTGACCAAGCACCGACTAGGTTCAGCGGGATTTCTGAGGGCAGGACAGGAAAGAAGCTGTCGCCGAAAATCATGGCGCCGACAACTGGGTAAACCCAAGCGGTGGACATGAGGGATTCAATCCACATCATGAGGGTGTCAACCACTGTTGAATACTCCCTTTCTGACGGTTATGAATCCGCCCCGTATATCAATTGGAAAACCAGCTTAAACGCCGACCTACACAGATTCTAGTGCCAAAAAGACAAAGTTCTACTGGGGAGTAACCAGTTCAACATCCGGCAGTGTAAGTGGCAGTTCAAAGCTAGCGAATTGGTAGCAAATAAAGGTGGTTATGAGCAATTATTGATCGAGTCGACGAGCGCGGCGGAATTTGTTGGCTTTTGTATCGTGTGATGAAGTAGTGGTAGAAACATCTGAGACAGCCCTATTAAATACAGTATCCAAGTGACAACAGTGCCCAAGATGTCTTGGTGGTTTATCTCGCTGTGTATTGTAGGGGCAATTAGACATTAGGTTCGAATCATCGAAGGAGATGAGGTCGACGTGGCGGAGCCATCAGGCAAGACATTAGTCATCGTGGAGTCAGGTACGAAGGCGAAGAAGATTCAGCCGTACCTAGGTGACAAATACATCGTTGAGGCCTCAGTAGGGCATATTCGCGATTTGCCTCGTGGTGCCGCTGACGTTCCGG from Corynebacterium ammoniagenes DSM 20306 harbors:
- a CDS encoding DedA family protein, whose translation is MVDTLMMWIESLMSTAWVYPVVGAMIFGDSFFPVLPSEIPLNLVGAWSGARGEPHIGLMFIVAVMCAVVGDNLCFLLGTRLMPYINRIRRGSKTYTALVWVKRNMRRNAGAAIIIARFIPSARLLLTILLGSVRFPWPMFFLFDTIGVMLWAAQALAIGYLGGVVFSGSPLIAMIMSVVLATVLGFVVQRAQNKFMDALDVRRGYAEAHN